A stretch of the Hyperolius riggenbachi isolate aHypRig1 chromosome 11, aHypRig1.pri, whole genome shotgun sequence genome encodes the following:
- the LOC137538255 gene encoding uncharacterized protein isoform X1, translated as MAAKWFTTENLIIKIENSPELYDKSLPGYKDHQRAHEIWSNIAKDFLGEKWNTLSQKGKDSKIALLRTRWKSVRDSYKKEIEKQYHESKSGSGSSQRTKYKYCGILEFLRKHHEPAETEDSLPPDPEEDDVEVPPTTTSDVEVEEDTTQDVDTATVEDSDSTTPDHTPHSPASSRTRTTVRSSRGVRVATQGRRIGRGMSRAEYDQKLISSIEKAVDHMEKREDEMKQLKEPCTQYLLSLVPLLQKVPPDKQWAARHAISETLGRFLLPETRADDNVHNYLQQPHLPASSQQYNAHPQLSYHMQRIYDPPHYPPMHMHNMPYGQQPHYSMPPPQRPDQGMRFQTSSMHSDSTVYTDLTSHSQPHTNAESGTHAYNQGPGSMCDLLSQHD; from the exons ATGGCAGCAAAGTGGTTTACCACAGAAAACCTGATAATTAAGATTGAAAACAGCCCAGAACTTTATGACAAGTCTTTGCCTGGATATAAAGATCACCAAAGGGCTCATGAAATCTGGAGCAACATTGCAAAAGATTTTCTTGGAGAAAAATGGAATACTTTGAGCCAAAAGGGCAAGGATTCTAAGA TTGCCCTCCTGCGGACAAGATGGAAGTCGGTCAGAGACAGTTACAAAAAGGAGATTGAAAAGCAATACCATGAATCCAAAAGTGGGTCTGGAAGTTCGCAGCGAACAAAATATAAATATTGTGGCATATTAGAATTTCTAAGAAAACATCATGAACCGGCTGA GACTGAAGATAGCCTACCACCAGATCCTGAGGAGGACGATGTAGAGGTGCCACCTACCACCACCAGTGATGTGGAAGTTGAAGAAGACACTACACAGGATGTTGACACTGCTACAGTGGAAGACAGTGACTCTACTAccccagatcacacaccacacagcccagcgagtagtcggacacgcacaactgtcaggtctagtagaggtgtgagggtagctacacaaggcaggagaataggaagaggtatgagcagggctgaatacgaccAGAAGCTGATTAGTTCAATAGAAAAGGCTGTTGATCatatggagaagcgagaggatGAAATGAAACAACTTAAAGAGCCATGCACACAGTATCTTTTAAGTTTGGTGCCACTATTACAAAAAGTGCCTCCTGATAAGCAATGGGCAGCCAGACATGCCATCTCTGAGACCCTGGGGAGATTCTTACTACCTGAGACCCGTGCAGatgacaatgtgcacaactacttGCAGCAACCACACCTGCCTGCTTCCAGCCAACAATATAATGCACACCCACAACTCTCTTACCATATGCAACGCATTTATGACCCACCCCACTACCCACCAATGCATATGCATAACATGCCATATGGTCAACAGCCTCATTACTCTATGCCTCCACCTCAGCGCCCTGATCAAGGTATGCGATTTCAAACATCATCTATGCACAGTGACTCTACAGTGTACACTGATTTAACATCGCACAGCCAGCCTCATACAAATGCTGAATCAGGTACACATGCTTACAATCAGGGCCCTGGTAGTATGTGTGATTTGCTATCACAACATGACTAG
- the LOC137538255 gene encoding uncharacterized protein isoform X2 has product MLASHIVALLRTRWKSVRDSYKKEIEKQYHESKSGSGSSQRTKYKYCGILEFLRKHHEPAETEDSLPPDPEEDDVEVPPTTTSDVEVEEDTTQDVDTATVEDSDSTTPDHTPHSPASSRTRTTVRSSRGVRVATQGRRIGRGMSRAEYDQKLISSIEKAVDHMEKREDEMKQLKEPCTQYLLSLVPLLQKVPPDKQWAARHAISETLGRFLLPETRADDNVHNYLQQPHLPASSQQYNAHPQLSYHMQRIYDPPHYPPMHMHNMPYGQQPHYSMPPPQRPDQGMRFQTSSMHSDSTVYTDLTSHSQPHTNAESGTHAYNQGPGSMCDLLSQHD; this is encoded by the exons ATGTTAGCCTCCCACATAG TTGCCCTCCTGCGGACAAGATGGAAGTCGGTCAGAGACAGTTACAAAAAGGAGATTGAAAAGCAATACCATGAATCCAAAAGTGGGTCTGGAAGTTCGCAGCGAACAAAATATAAATATTGTGGCATATTAGAATTTCTAAGAAAACATCATGAACCGGCTGA GACTGAAGATAGCCTACCACCAGATCCTGAGGAGGACGATGTAGAGGTGCCACCTACCACCACCAGTGATGTGGAAGTTGAAGAAGACACTACACAGGATGTTGACACTGCTACAGTGGAAGACAGTGACTCTACTAccccagatcacacaccacacagcccagcgagtagtcggacacgcacaactgtcaggtctagtagaggtgtgagggtagctacacaaggcaggagaataggaagaggtatgagcagggctgaatacgaccAGAAGCTGATTAGTTCAATAGAAAAGGCTGTTGATCatatggagaagcgagaggatGAAATGAAACAACTTAAAGAGCCATGCACACAGTATCTTTTAAGTTTGGTGCCACTATTACAAAAAGTGCCTCCTGATAAGCAATGGGCAGCCAGACATGCCATCTCTGAGACCCTGGGGAGATTCTTACTACCTGAGACCCGTGCAGatgacaatgtgcacaactacttGCAGCAACCACACCTGCCTGCTTCCAGCCAACAATATAATGCACACCCACAACTCTCTTACCATATGCAACGCATTTATGACCCACCCCACTACCCACCAATGCATATGCATAACATGCCATATGGTCAACAGCCTCATTACTCTATGCCTCCACCTCAGCGCCCTGATCAAGGTATGCGATTTCAAACATCATCTATGCACAGTGACTCTACAGTGTACACTGATTTAACATCGCACAGCCAGCCTCATACAAATGCTGAATCAGGTACACATGCTTACAATCAGGGCCCTGGTAGTATGTGTGATTTGCTATCACAACATGACTAG